The Ziziphus jujuba cultivar Dongzao chromosome 7, ASM3175591v1 genome includes a region encoding these proteins:
- the LOC132804574 gene encoding uncharacterized protein LOC132804574: MGRLEVSQGILNTRNRQEFHGGRGQGRGGRERQIEEFDEEPFGGDFEEGMDETFAVQERAGHGRYRREETDDHLSNIKINIPPFMGKSDLEAYLEWEEKMEMIFDCHNYSEAKKVKLAAMEFGRYTLQWWTNEQNTRRRVGDDLITTWRQMKGAMRKRFVPSHYHRLLHQRLQSLSQGHGFVEDYYKEMEMLMMRLNLNEDREATMERFLGGLNREIANQLELQQYVELEEMLHVVIKLEHQFKRRGVRSWFEVFPTVEGPILVAGGTIPSMKASQSRKSKKKVQIGQGRRLEPNLSKH; encoded by the coding sequence atgggaaggctagaagtttcccaaggaattctgaacacaagaaataggcaagaattccatggaggacgaggccaaggacgaggaggtcgcgagagacagatagaggaatttgatgaggagccattcggtggagactttgaggaaggcatggatgaaacctttgctgtccaagagagagctggccatggaaggtataggagggaagaaacagatgaccatcttagcaatatcaagatcaacatcccaccattcatgggaaaaagtgacctcgaagcatatttggagtgggaagaaaagatggagatgatatttgactgccataattattcagaggctaagaaggtgaaattggcagcaatggagtttggccgttatacactccaatggtggaccaatgagcaaaacacccgaaggagagttggtgatgacttgattactacatggcgacaaatgaaaggagccatgcggaagcgattcgtaccatcacactatcataggttgctgcatcaaagacttcaatctttatctcaaggacatggattcgtggaggattattacaaggagatggagatgcttatgatgagattgaacttgaatgaagatagggaagcaaccatggaaaggtttcttggtggtttgaatcgtgaaatagccaatcaactagaattgcaacaatatgtggaattggaggagatgttgcatgtggttattaaattagagcatcaattcaagaggaggggtgtaagatcatggtttgaggtgtttccaacagtggaaggtccaattctagtggctggaggaacaatcccatctatgaaagcaagccaaagccgaaagtcaaagaagaaagttcaaattggccaaggaaggagactagaaccgaatctgtccaagcactaa